One Gossypium raimondii isolate GPD5lz chromosome 3, ASM2569854v1, whole genome shotgun sequence genomic window carries:
- the LOC128039998 gene encoding protein PELPK1-like, with protein MQKEEKQKPEHEEYQKEKPEFPKLEKPKEHEKHEVEYPKIPEYKEKQDEGKEHKHEEYHESRESKEHKEYEKEKPEFPKLEKPKEHEKHEVEYPEIPEYKEKQDEGKEHKHEECHESHESKEHEEYEKEKPNFPKGEKPKEHEKHEVEYPKIPEYKEKQDEGKEHKHEECHESHESKEHEEYEKEKPNFPKGEKPKEHEKHEVEYPKIPEYKEKQDEGKEHKHEFQKHGKEEEKKPEKKAEYSEWVKMPEWPKSMFTQSGSGTKP; from the exons ATGCAAAAGgaggaaaaacaaaaacca GAGCACGAAGagtaccaaaaagaaaaacccgAGTTCCCCAAGTTGGAAAAGCCTAAAGAGCACGAGAAACACGAAGTCGAATATCCGAAAATACCCGAGTACAAGGAAAAGCAAGATGAGGGTAAGGAACATAAACATGAAGAGTACCACGAATCACGCGAATCGAAGGAGCACAAAGAGTACGAGAAAGAAAAACCCGAGTTCCCCAAATTGGAAAAGCCTAAAGAGCACGAGAAACACGAAGTCGAATATCCGGAAATACCCGAGTACAAGGAAAAGCAAGATGAGGGTAAGGAACATAAACATGAGGAGTGCCACGAGTCACACGAATCGAAGGAGCACGAAGAGTACGAGAAAGAAAAACCCAATTTCCCCAAAGGGGAAAAGCCCAAAGAGCACGAGAAACATGAAGTCGAATATCCGAAAATACCCGAGTACAAGGAAAAACAAGATGAGGGCAAGGAACATAAACATGAGGAGTGCCACGAGTCACACGAATCGAAGGAGCACGAAGAGTACGAGAAAGAAAAACCCAATTTCCCCAAAGGGGAAAAGCCTAAAGAGCACGAGAAACACGAAGTCGAATATCCGAAAATACCCGAGTACAAGGAAAAACAAGATGAGGGTAAGGAACATAAACATGAGTTCCAAAAGCATggaaaagaagaggaaaaaaaaccTGAGAAAAAGGCAGAGTACTCTGAGTGGGTTAAAATGCCTGAGTGGCCAAAGTCCATGTTTACTCAATCTGGCTCGGGCACTAAGCCTTGA